The Chroicocephalus ridibundus chromosome 8, bChrRid1.1, whole genome shotgun sequence genome includes the window GGTCCTTTGAGCTCTGTGAGGGCTGTAGCTCTGGGAAGCATGAACAAAACTCACCCCCAGGTACGGTACTTCtctttgggggggaaaaacctTACATGCAGCTGTTTCCTAAAGTGCACGTGTTCTCGGTAGCGGTGTTTGTCTGACCTCTTTATCGCTGGTTTCTGTGAGATTTCGGGGTTGTTTCTACTTAACCTAATTTGATACGAAAGGCAAGTATTGATACAAAGCGCTTGGACTTGCCTTAGTGTTTGTTTCACGAATGGGTCACTAAGTTTTAAAAGGCGGTTTGGTCGATTGCTCTGTGAATTAAATCTGGGCCGTGTTTCCACCGAGGCAACTTTTGCTTGTATGTAAAAATAAAGGAATACGTTATATGTTCCTGGGTAAGGTGGTATGAGAACTAGAAAGGCATACCTTGCGTGGCTACTGCGTGCTGCTTCCGTAAACCgtcttttattcctttccttctaGAGAAATGGCGATGTGGCCGCTTTTGATTCAGCAAAGTCCTTCTCTGAAGAAAGAGGTAATGAATAAAACGCAGagcttaacatttttattattagagTATAAATCAATTGAAACTATCTAGGTACTGTAAAATACAAGCAGTATTTCTGGTCTGTTGAGACTGATTTCCCCCCGCTCCTGTGTAGTGAAACGTCCAGACTATAAGAACAATAAACTTAAGCTGTTGTCTGTTGGCCTGGAGTTGGCAGTCTTGCGGTAGAGCGGCGTGATAAGTAATCCTTGGCTGCCACGGAAAGGCTCATCGTGAACTTGCTATAGGCTTTCTGTACGTTTTTAATAGCCAATTAAATTCAGCAAATTTTGACCATTTTTAAGAAGGAGACGGTGAGACCAAACAGAATCAATAGCAAACCTGTGGATCAGGTTGCAACAACATTTCATCACTGCCATTATTCTACACCCGTGTCTGTTTGCAGCTGTTGTGCTTTCTGGTCAAAGGTGTTGTCTTGTAGAGGCGGACATGCTGTAATTCACCACTTTTCTTTTAAGCTGAAATGTTCTGTGTTTGATTCCCGCTCGAGCGTGACGGAGGGGGTGGTAACTGCAGCCGGGATCCCTTTGCCGTTGAGCAAAGGCCGTGCCTTCACTGCATTCATACAACACAACAACTAAATAAAGATGAAGCTACAACAAATTCTAACTTTTCGATCAAAGCTCTTTAAGTTCAGAAGTACCAAAATCCAATTATACAAGCAGGGTTGTCTTAAGTGCCCCAGTTATGTGCTTCTCGGGTgacaacattaattttttttcctgttggtctggaaatacaaaggaaaatatgatGTTGGTTTAAAGACAAAGCGCTGGTGCTGCAGAGAGCCGAGCTGCTCCGTGTTGCTCGTACGTGTGCTGCCCTGGTGTTGCAATGACTGTGGGTTTGTCATTTGTCTTCCGGTTTTATTTACGTACGTGACTTTCTGGAAGTTGGAGTCCCTGGAAGGTTGTTGCCCTCCGTACCCCGGAGACATCTTTGGGGAGGGAAAAGGCTGCTCTTCATCCGGTTCTCGCCATTTTGAGCTGATAATTCAGCCACGTCCTGTGGGACCGTTAAAGTCCTGGTTGGGGCAGAAAGCCCAAAATACTGTCAAGTGAAATTTTTACCTCTTGGGGAGTTTTGCTGTGGGCTCTGGGAGGGCGTCTTCCCAGCCTTACACTGACCTGCCTTGTGTTTCAGCTGCTCCCACCGTGCAAAGGGCACTGCTGTCCCATGGGGTTGGGTCTTCTCCATCCCCCTGCATCCGAGTGCGTTGGGTGAGCTCCGATGCAGACACGGCATTTGTGCCACTCGGTCCCAGTGCTCCATAGTGGCAGCACAGGCTCTGACACACTACAAGCAGCGTAATTCCCTGCAAGGAGGTGTTTAACATCATCATTTGGCTATTAAAACTCAACTATCGGTACACAAACACCAGTAGCCCCCTGCCACTCCTGCATGTAGAACCCCTCAAACATCACCCTCGTGGCTCGGCGCTGTTCCCCTCCAAAACACCTtgacccttccccagcccctcacctcttGCTCTTGCCTCCTGACAGACCGCTGCCATCCACGCAGTTGCACATGGAGATGTGTCTGCATCTCTGCCATGGCACTGCTTGTCCTTGTGGCCACCGTGGGCTTGGCGGTGGTGCTGGGGCTCCTGTCACACACGCCAGGTTGGTATCCCAGGagttgttgtgtgggtttttttggtttttttggttttgttttttttttggtaagggtGGCAGAGAATGGCATTGCATGAGAAGAGCCTTTGTGTCCATCACCATGcttcccagcacagaccaggaagaaggaaagggaccACCAGCCGTTCCTCAGCTCGGGTGTCCTGCTCCATAGGGCTGTGGTAGCTCTGGGTGGTATGGTGGTATGGTCACGCTTCAGACTTACTGGTCTCGTCTTCTgtacttgggtcacaaccaccccatgcagcgctacaggcctggggcagagcagctggagagctgcctggtggaaaaggatgtgggggtgttggtcaacagctggctgaatatgagccagcagtgtgcccaggtggccaaggcggccaacagcagcctggcctgtgtcaggaacagtgtggccagcaggactggggcagtgatcatccccctgtactgggcactggtgaggccccacctcgatactgtgtccagttttgggcccctcactgcaagaaagacattgaggtgctggagcgggtccagagaagggcaacggagctggtgaggggtctggagcacaagtcttgtgaggagcggctgagggagctgggggtgttcagcctggagaaagctaggctgaggggagaccttctcgctctctacaactgcctgagaGGGGggtgtggagaggtgggggtcggtctcttctcccaggtagtAACTGATAggccaagaggaaatggcctcaagttgggccaggggaggtttagattggatattaggaaaaatttcttcactgaaagggttgtcaagcgttggaacagcctgcccagggaagtggttgagtcgccttccctggaggtatataaaagccgtgtagacgtggtgctgagggacatgttttagtggtaacttggcagtgctaggttaacagttggacttgatgatcttaaaggtcttttccaacctaaatgattctatgattctatgactctgacAGGAACCTAGCAGAGATTATTCCTGGCCCCTGGTTATTTCCATAACAACAAATCAATTTCAGAAatccccctttcttccctttgATCTGTTCTTCATACCACAAAAATGTTGAACAATAAAGTATTTCTGGCTTTCCCTCCAGTGAACCGCTTCTGCGCAGCCTCCAATAACCGCACAGGCTTCTTGTGCGATGACAAAGtgacctgtgtccctgccagccaGGTCTGCAACACAGTCAGCAACTGCAGGAGTGGAGAGGACGAGCGGGAGGAACTCTGTGGtgagtggttttgtttgttaccATCCTCCCCGCGCTGGTCTTCCTATCGTGAGCTTCCTCTAATCCTGCTCCGCACTGCTGGATGCGTACGTGAGCAGATAAGCCTGGTAGATCCTTTGTAGGGCAGACGCTCAGAGATGGCACTGCCTAAAACCCAGCGGGAATGCCAGGAATCAAAGACTCCAAGCTCCTCTGATCTTCCAAGggctttttttaaaccatgttGCAGCTTTCCTCCATTGGTTAAGCTGTAAGCCTACGTCGTTAATTTATAGTCCAGTTACACTGGACAAAAAACTCACTAAAGGAGAAGTGTGGGGCACCCAGACTCTGCTTCTGGCTCTTCCATGAGCATCCCGTTCCCTTTCCAACCGCAGCTTCCCCATCTGCGGTGGCATTCATGCCCTGACACCGCATGGGGAAGGACAGACTGACCCCCCCCATGACAGCAGCCTTTGGTAGCTGCTGCCCCAGTCCGTGCCCAGCGGAGTTGAGCACGTGTCCTCTGTGTCCGCCCGTGCAGGTGACTTGCCCCGCAGCCTTCCGGGACACCTGGTTTTCCGCTGCAGTAACCCCGCATACTGGGTCTACGCCGATCAGAGGTGTAATGGGATGAACGACTGCGGAGACTGCTCTGATGAGACAGGGAGCTGTAAgtctctcttctggctgctgttgggCAAAAGGTCTTTTCTGCTGATGGATTGCAATAGGCTGTCTAAGCGTGGtgcccactgctgctgctggaaatgctGGGAGGCTGGCATCCACTGCTAAAACACAAAATAGCTGGGACAGGACACGAGTACAAACTGTGCGGACTCCCTCCCGTCAGCTGCCAAGGGCTCTGTGTCAATGCCTGTTGGCAACCATGAGGGGAAAGACTCCGTGCCTTGCTCCCAGCCCCAAAAGTCATTCCTCCTCTGTGGCTTGCTGAGCGCGGAGCAGTTTCGTTGGGATGTGTAGCTGTAGGCAGCAACGATCATTCAAACTGGCCTTTGGTTGTTGGTCAGGAGATGGGTACATTTCTGAGTCGGGGGGACTGAACGCTCCTCAGCAGCTTCAAAGCCATCTACACCCTTCTCTCGCTAAAATGAGCAGCAGGTTTGTTCCTAAGTCGCCCCTCTGGTTTTGAACCTCAGGCAAGACCTGCCCATCTGAGCAGCTTTCTCTAGAGTGGCTTGCTAAAAAAAGTACAAACTACAGTTAGTTGTTCCTCCCAGGGTGACATGTCTGCCATGAAGGTCATCACAATGTCACACTCCGTGGTTGCCTCCCTTAAGTAGCATCAAGCGAGTGTCCTTTTTGGTGGGTTCACAGGCGCAAGGTCATCACCAGTGGCTTTGCAGTAGCTGCTGGGGGGTGAAAGGGTAGCTACCCACctaagaaaggagggaaggggccAGTGCAGCAGAAGCATTTCTGTTCCCTGTTTTCCATCCCTCCCAGTGGCTGCCTGCCCCCCATGTGGGTCAGAATGGTGGAACTGCAGCCCTGTGCTCTACGAGTACTGCTCCTGCATCCCCAGGAGGCTGTGCCAGGACGGCATCCAGCACTGCCACAGCTGGTCCGACGAGTATATCTGCAGACCGTGAAGTCTTGTCACCCAGCAGCGCTGGAGATTGCAGGGTGCTTCCTGCGTTGTCACCTTTGAGCCGCggtgtcctcctgctctaccAACTGCTCAGGAAGCTCCAACCCAAGCAAGTCCTCATCAGCATGTGGTGACACTAAACAGGGATGAAGTGCTGTGCTTCTAGCCTACGGCAGCCCATGCTGCAGGTGAGACACCAGCTATGGGACACCTTCACAGATTCTCCTGTTTTGTGAGGGCAAGTCCTTTCTACATGGGCAAAGCACCATCTTGCAGCATTGACTCCATAGCTCGATGGGTTGTGTGCAGGCTGCTGGAGACCACTAGCTTCTGGTGACATAGATACTGAGTCTGGCCAACCCTGGATGAGGGGCTTCTCCAGAATGGACATGCTGGTGCCTCTGCAGGCAGCCAAATGAAGGTACGTTGAGGACTACCCTAAAGAGCAGGAGCTGAGTGAGGTGAGCCTTTCCAGCCCTTGGGTTGGCATTTCCCTTTGACACATCTTCACACTCCTGATCCTCGTGGGCAGGAGGAGAACCCTGTCTTTGTGTGCAAAGCACACCTGCAGGtggtttcagcagcagctctgaaggcTCCACGTTGATGCTCCCAGGACACTTCCTCAGGAACGCTGTGCTGAGGGTGACGCGGTGGGGAGCTGCTGCACAGGCCGCCTCCCGCCCTCTTCTCAATCCATGAAAGCCAACGTGGAGAGTGTAATGGCAAGGAAGACTGCAGTGGGTGTTTCAGTGTTTGTGGGGACAAATCCCCGTGTCCCTGTGACCACGTAGCCATCCCTGCAGGTCAGGGACAGGGAACTGGCGCATATATAAAATGCACTTGTCTCAGGGCTGTGCAgttctggagcagcagctcagcaggttGAGaacagccgtggggctgggatgaGTTTGCGCTTGAAGATGgcaaagaaagggagggaaaaaaaaaaaaagtcgcagccttggagcagggagcagcagaaaCTCAAGTGCTGCTCCTGGGGCGGTGAGGGATGACACAGGGTCTGTTCGCTGCTCGATTCATTCCTCCACCAGCAGAGCAGGATCAGGCAGCCGAGCCTTCAAAGCAGTCCTCAGGATGTAGATACAGCCACGCCACTGAAATTTAAGAAAGGTGCCGtctttctctgctcctttgaAAAGCTCCTCTGTGTCTAAAACATCATCTCTGAGAAAAGCCCACATTTGCAGTAAGTGCGCTTAGTTTTCTAGGCCCAAAATAAACACCAGGTGATATTCTTCCCACCACCATCCCAGGTCAtagatctttaaaaataaaaccctgttcAATCATTTCCTCTCTGCCCTGTGATCTGCAACTCTGCATGTCATCATGGCTTGCATCAACAGTGAATGTTTCTTCTAATTTGTAGCTGGGATACAGCTGTAGGGCTGagagatcttttaaaaatagctttactgTATTCTGACTCATACTTTCACCTGGAATGAGATGGCAAAACTCTGCATAACGGAACCAGGACTATGAGAAAGTTTTAAAGACGCATTTAACAACCTGTCCTTCTCCACACCTGGCTAGGACGGATGGTTTTCTTTCTCCGTGCCCATAAAACATTACTGTGGCGCGTTCGGtgctgcagctcagaagagaGGTTAGGAGATTTCTCGGTAAATATTTCTCACTTGCAAGCTTCCAGCCTCCATCAAAGCCTGAAATCGAGATGCACGCTTTTGCTGGAGAGTCACAGACATCTAACACTTCAACAAGGCTGAGCCGGGGTTGGTAAATAAAGCCTGGCTTGCTGTAGCTGCTGTTGTTCCTCTTGTTACCCCAAAGTGTCTTCTGGGGCAGTCAATGAGGAAGTCTTGCAGCATTTCTGAAGGAAATTTCAAGGAGGGGTGATTCAGAGGCAGCGCTACCAGATCAGCCTCTCCTTCCCAGGGAAGAAGAGCTTCTTTCTGATTCAGATTGGGCTCAGGCAGCAACTGTTTGCCTGTTCCTTGGCTTTGAAGCACAACAAGGTCCCTCAGTTGGCAGGGGGCAGGTGGGAGGTGGGCTGTGACTGCTGCAGGCTTCTACGGGCCAGCGGTCAAAGaaaggtgggagaggaggggaagaagaaccTCATCCCTCATGATGGGAACTACATATGGATAACGGAGCAACTGTAGTTGGTAAGGACTGAACTAACAAgctgttaaaaaatataaaaaaccctCACGCTCAGCACAGGGCCCAGCCAATGTGATGGGtaaataaaatttgctttgtaTCAAAGATACTGGGACAGCCATGACTTTCTGGAGCCTCCGATGTCTGCTGTGGTTGGGAAGAGGATGCCGGTTAGGCTGACCCATATGGCAACTGCTCTGTTCTCCCAGTCCAAGATTTGTCGATCATTGTCACGGCTCACCTCTGCCAAGTTTTGAGGTGCTCtcgagggagaggaggaaagggggctGGGCACGCAACGTGTGAGCGTGGGGAGTTGGACGTTTGTGCTTGCTGTGTGGGAGACTGCTTCTCCAGCCCAGCGGAGGTCACGTGGTGGTTTGCCTTGGCTGGATAGGGACAACGTTGGGATCTGGGAATTCTTACTTTATTTTGAGACGgataaagaaggcaaatggtTAAGGCAGGGAAGATTCTTGTGCcaccttctctttccttcagcaGGAGGGTGAGGAAATGGAGGCAGCCTTAGGGGGCATGGCTGGAAAGAGGAAACCAGACACTCCCCTCTCCTGAGAATTTTTGTAATTGAGGTAAACCACAAAGAAATGGGGTCAGGAATGTGATCTCTGCATTTAAGATAGCCAGTAAAAGTTTACTGGTGTCAGAGGAACCGACCCACCTGGTACCTGCAGGGTAGAGCCCCGGCTTGCTCTCCGGCTGATGTCCCTGGGGTGCCAGAGCTGGGATTAATGGTCCCCGGGTTAGGAGAGAGGAACCGGGGACACATCCTGCTCTGGATTTACACCTGTGAAGAGCCTAACCAAGATGGACAAGGGAAGCAACAGTCCACAGGCAGCAAGACTCAGTAACCAGCCTGGAAACAGCCAGGGACGCAGCGGGCGGTTTCAGCAGGCACTTGGCTGAGCCCATCTATTGCAGGGTGAGTCTCCTCCTGTAATTTTCTTACTTACTGCCTTGTTCCCGGTCAGCAGAGGCTGCGTGTCTTACAGAGAGCAATAAACGGAGATGAGTGGGTTGAGGACACAGCAGTAAGTGTGTCTGAGTCTTCCTAGGATAAAATTTGCACCGCGGTGCGTTTAAAAGAGGAAGCCTGCTGTGGTCAGCAAGAAACCTAAGGAAAGGAATAATAGTACCAGGGATGGAAAGTGTAAGAGACGCAGTGGTCTAAAACAccctttttgaaaaggaaagctgtAATGTATTATTTTACCAACAAGGCTGTGACCTGGGCAGACCGTTCATGTCAAATCACCGTGTGCCTATTTCCTGGCTcgaggcagcagctcccacctgctTTACCGATGTGAAATGGAGTTTACGATTCCCCGAGACGCGCGTCTCGCTGTGCTCGCACTAGTGGTGGAAGGGCTAGCAAAAGAAATCCGTCGTGGCCATGGggccagctgccagctgcaggaggaTTATGCTTGAGCACCACAGTCGTCTTCCTCCCCATTGTGACGCTGTTTTGCTAAGTCACTGTTTGTGCCGCTATTTGTCTCAACGGAGGGCCGATGTAGTTGTCAGTGGAAGCTATTAATAGTCTTGAGTTTCTGGGAAAAAATGTAGGGCTTGACTGCAAGGATTCTCGTTTTGTTTGTGGGCCGTCCTTTTTTGAGGCAAATCCATCAATTTAACAGcgaagagagaaagagatttagcTCTTTATGCATTTTTTGAGGTCAAGTTCCTTTTCTCGGACGCTTCATGATTTCCAAGGATGTGTTGCTTTTCTTGTTGCTGAATTATGGTTGACAACAGTGTAAAAGGAAGATATCCTCTAAATAAGCACTAGGAGAGGAAACCTGTAGTTAAATTCTTGGCCTGATGGGCCTAAGAGCACAATGATGGTCGAGTGCCCAACTCATGGTACTCCTGGCTTCAGACAGACCAACACAGAACGAGTCTGAGAATCTAggcttttggtgttttggggttttttttatggcaaATATGTATAAT containing:
- the LDLRAD1 gene encoding low-density lipoprotein receptor class A domain-containing protein 1, which produces MNKTHPQRNGDVAAFDSAKSFSEERDRCHPRSCTWRCVCISAMALLVLVATVGLAVVLGLLSHTPVNRFCAASNNRTGFLCDDKVTCVPASQVCNTVSNCRSGEDEREELCGDLPRSLPGHLVFRCSNPAYWVYADQRCNGMNDCGDCSDETGSLAACPPCGSEWWNCSPVLYEYCSCIPRRLCQDGIQHCHSWSDEYICRP